The nucleotide window AGCTTTTTATGGTCCGTTTCGAGATGCGGTTGGCTCAAAAGGGAATTTAGGAACGGGCGACAAACGAACTTATCAGATGGATCCCGCCAATACGGATGAGGCGCTTCGCGAAGTTGCCAGTGACTTAGATGAAGGTGCGGATATGGTGATGGTTAAGCCGGGACTGCCGTACCTGGATATTATTCGCCGGGTAAAAGAGACTTTTAAGGTTCCAACGGCGGCTTACCATGTGAGTGGCGAGTACGCGATGATTCATGCAGCGGCGCAAAATGGCTGGCTTGATTTAGAAGGTGCCATGATGGAAAGCCTCTTGAGCTTTAAGCGAGCTGGGGCGGATGCGATCTTGACCTACGCAGCACTGGATGCCTGCAAATGGCTCTCTAAGTAAATTCTTTTAAATTAAATAGAAGCTGTGCGTTATGAGATGTGTGGTTCTTTATGACTTCTACCGACTCTTGCCTAAGTTCACTCAGCTTTTTTACTGTTGTTTCTAGTGCGGCCGGCTCACTCAACTTACTGGGCCAACCGAGAGGAGCATGATCTGGTGTATCGCTTTCTATCAGGAGGCGCTCTGGAGAGATTCGAGCCGCTGACCGCTGACAGTTTTTTGCCTTCTCATTGGTGACCATTCCACCAATGCTTATATGAAGGCCTGTATTCTCTATTTGAGATACAAGGTCTGGCGATCCTGAGTACCCATGCCACACTCCGGCGATGTCTTTTACGCAGCCGGTCTCTTGAAGCGCATTGAGAAGCAGACCAGTGGCTTTAACACAATGGATGATGACCGGAAGTTGCAGTTGATGGGCCAGTTGCAATTGCTCTTTGAAAGCTTCAAGTTGGAGGGAAATGTTAGGCATCCCCTCACGCCTATCCAATCCAATTTCACCGATGGCAACCATACCTTTTTCCGAGGCTCGTTGCTCAAGCTGCTGAAGCTGCTGACTCAAACTTCTTCGGCCAACCGCCATCGGGTGGATGCCAAAAGCTTTCAGGATCTTCGGACTTGCAGGTAAACCTGCGGGCAATAAGGGGTCATCGTAGGGATCGATTCCAGCATGAATGACATGCGTGATTCCCACAGCATGAGCTCTCTCTAGGAGCATCGAGATGTCTGAGATCCGAGTATCGGTTAAGTGGGCCATGGAATCGACAAACATGTGCATAGACTAGCGATGGCCAAGCTACTGAGCAAGGTTCTTCTTCTGTGTTGAGGTTAGTCTAAGTGGGTTATTGCGCGAGGAGGCCGGTTTCATTAGGCTAGCTCTATGAAGAAGGTTCTTGTTTTTCAACACGTCCCCTATGAGATATTAGGCACTCTGGACCCGTTGCTTAGGGCAGCTGGTTACAGAATTCGTTATGTGAATTTTGGGCGAGAACCCGATGCTGAGCCCGATATCGAAAAGTATCAAGGGTTGGTCGTCTTGGGCGGCCCGATGAATGTGGACATGGTTGAGAAATACCCACATCTAAAAACTGAGGTCCGATTAATCAAGCGAGCCATGGAGCAGGGGATACCCATTCTGGGGATTTGTTTGGGTGCTCAGCTCATTGCCAAGACACTGGGCGCAAAAGTTTCGAAGAACCCAGAAAAAGAAATTGGCTGGTATGATATTTCGCTTACGGATGCAGGGAAGGATGATCCCCTTATGAGGCATCTTGAAGGCACCCGTAGTATCTTTGAATGGCACAGTGATACCTTCGGCCTTCCAGAGGGGGCTGTGCACCTCGCGTCGGGAACGAGTTGTGTCAATCAAGCATTTCGCTATGGTGATAACGTATACGGATTTCAGTTTCACATGGAAGTGGACCAGCCCTTGGTTGAGCGCTGGTTGAATACGCCTGTTTACCAAGCAGAGATAGCTCAGACCGATGGTAAAATCGTTCCAGATCGAATCCGTGAACAAACCCAAGAAAAGATAGGCGATCTGAACAAGCTCAGCACTGAGGTGTTTGGTGAGTTCTTAAATTTGATGGGCCGTCGAAAGCGCTTTACTCGCCTTGGCTCGATGTGAGCTTGGTTAGAGTGGCCTGACGTTCTGGCAATTCTTCCACAATTGCCAGATGCTTCTCTTTGCTCTCATTCATTCTTTTTTCTACTGCGTCCCATAATGCGATTCGTTGATCGATGACTTCACAGAGTGTGTAGAATGAGTCTGATTTGGTTGCTGCATCTTTCATGCAATACCGTGTAAAGAGTCGCGCGCACATTGGTCCGTGGGTATCTCCATCCAATTCGATATGGCGGTCCAAATAGTATTTCAACATGGATAAGTCGGCGCGCTCTTGCATACCGGTTGCTGTAGGCACGGTGGCAATTAGGTTGAGTGCTTTTTGGAAGAGCGTTGGAAGAACTGTTTCGCGGCCTAATGTAAATGCCGCAACCCTACGATTAAGAGGGCTTTCACAGATCTCAAGTGTGGAACGGGTAAACTCAATGGCTTCGAGAGGCGCCGTGAGTTTTTGTTTGGTTCCAGAGAATATGGAACGTCGTTTGACTTGGAGATTATCAAGGGCCTTAGGCCATGGCTTGCCAGTTTTGAGCTCCTCTAGGAAATGGAGGATAGGCTTCTGGTTTGCGCCCGCTTTCTCCATCGCTTCGAGGTAAAGCTCGAAGTGGCTTACGTAATGTCCATCCGGGTGTTGATCCGTCAGCTCTTCAAGACCAATTTCGGTAATGATGCGACCGCCCTCGGGGTCTTCGATCGGTTGCCATGGGAAACGACTTGGAGTGAGCGCTGCTTGGCAGGAACCCAAAAGCGACATGAAATCCCATACCGCCCACACGTGGTGTTCCATGAAGATCCGAACATCATCGATACAGTTCATCTGGGAGCCCATGGGATGGGTATAGAGCTTGCGAAGGCGTGTGAGGACAGCCTCGCTGCCTGCGCCGCCATTGAGCTTGAGCTGCTCTATGATGGGTTGTGATGGATTGGTCGACATCTTTCTAATCTCCTCAACGCTCCTATGGCCCGGAGGTCCCTCGACCGTCAAGCTAGAAGAACATGAGATGAATCAGATAATGCTCAACACCGACGAGCCATCCTGCCTGAGAAGCCAAACGGGCTCATGCGATGCATGGATTTATTTAATAAGCACGGGGCTGTGCGGGCATTCCGAATCCTGGTGCAGCTGGCTGAAGCATAAGGTATTGCGGCTGTCCGGTCGTTGCGATGTGCGCAGGTGCGATATGTATGACGTACCCAAAACCACGTTTTGCCGCGATAAAATATCGCAATAACGTTGCCACGGGCATGGTCTGCAGAGCTGCCAAATGAGGTCCTGCACTGCTTAATCCGATAAATTGGCGAAGCTCATCCTCGGTGACCATGCCTGCTTTGACGAGATTGCCAAAAGCCCGGCGAATATAGGTGACCTGCTGTTCTAGTTGAGGTGCTGGACCAATCAACTTTCGAATTTCAGACTTATGAACCGGGGCACCGGGTGTTTCGCAGAGTAAACCAAGAACTCTGGCCGAAATGGGAAAGAGGTCTACCAGGCGGCCCTTGCAGCGCACGTGGCATCTATCATGCTCCCATTCAATGCCGAGAAATGGTCGTTCAGGTTGGATATTGGGCTGTGAGATGGGAGTAAACCCGCTCTCGGCTGATATTCCTAACTCGGGTTTCAGCACTTTGTACTGCAAGTTAAGTAATACGTCGCCCAGCTGAAGCCGGGTACTACTGCCTCTGTCCAGCGTTCGTTTATCACCTGGTTTCAGAGGTGAACCCTCAATAATAGGCGTTATGGATTCGGATAGATTTTCCAAAATAGGAATACCGAATGTATGGTTTAGAATAAGATGACGGTTGGACACGCCTGGATCGTTCAGGCAAATATCGGACCGCGAATCTCGCCCGATGATTGTAGTGTCATTGCCCAGCTCAAAAACATGTCCTGTCTCTATTCCTGGTAATGAACCCGATTCTTCGACCACGATGCGCAGGCTTGCTTTTTGAGCAAGTCTGTTCTCAGCCAGTGAATTTGAAGCCCCCAACAAATTGTTTTGTGATTCTTGGTATCTCAAATAAATCCTCCACGGAAATTCTCCACCCCGATGATTACCTACTCAGTTGTATGCGCAGGTGGTTATAATAATTTACAGAACTGCAAACTCTCTCGAAAGCCGTTGCAAATTCGGAATAAACTTCAGTAGACGAGGATTGTTTTGTTGGTGGGGCTTAGCTTAGAACTGAATAGTCTAATGGAAGTGTTTGACCTAACCAGTCGGCAAATTCTTGATGAGCAAGCAGATCGTTTTCCATGACGGGGTGCATCAAAATATCATGACCCAAGCGGTTATCGACCAGCCATTGTCTCACTGCGTCATGTTCTTGGGTTGGGAAAATAACCTCAAACATGGGCAGCGGGTGGGGTCCGACTGGTTTTTCACGCAGACTGCTGACGCGTATGCGTGTCCCAAAATGGGCCCGCAGCCCCTCTTGAACAGTTTCAATGGTGTCTTTGGAAGACGCGTCGAAGTAAACATGGGCGTGATAGTCTTCTTGAACCGTCATGGCTAAAATTCCTAGCTTGTTCGTCTGCCTACCTTGGGCGCGGCGGCTGGCGTTGCGCAGCGTTTATCCTTTGGTGACAAATGAAGGCAAGAGCATCCCCGAAGAAATTCAGGGTAGGGGAAGACGACCGATGGAGTCAGCGGCGAGGGTACCGAGATAAAGCTGGTCTCCAACTTCTTCGACACTGCTGATTGGCGCTAAGGCCTTCGGTGGACGACCTTGTAAGTTGTGCAGTACTTTTCCTTCTCCATCGATACCCACCACGAACCCGTATGACTGACCCTTGGGTTGGAGGAATTGAGGAATTCGAAGAACGACTTCTCGGAGTCGGGGGGAGTTGGAGAGTTTGTCCAAGATTGGATTTCTCAATAAAACCAATGGAAACCAAAAGCGTCCCGCCTGACCCGTTGAAATACCGTCAGGCATACCGGGAAGGTTGTCGATGATAACTTCATGAGCGGGCTCATGATTGTCGGTCAGCCAATACTTGTGGATGCGGTAGGCCGTTGTTTCGGCAATCAGGACAAAAGTATTGTCATTACTCACCGCAATCCCATTTGCGAAGTATAGATCTCTTAGAAGAATCTCAGTGGTTTTGAGTTCCGGGTCGTAACGTAGGAGCAAGCCGTTGGGGCGGTGCTCCAGCACATCCTTCATGAGATGATGACGGTCGTATTTGTACGACGCATCCGAAAAATAGATTTTACCATCAGGAGCAACATCCACATCGTCGGTGAAAACAAGTTGGTGAGATGCCGTACCCGTGGTGAGCGTTTTGAGAACGCCGTCTGGGCTTAGGCTTAACAGGCCTCGATCTGCATCGGCAATGATAAGGTTACCTGAGTTATCAAAATCTAGTCCAAGTGGTCTACCTTGAGTATTGACCAGGGTTTCCGAGGATTGTCCATCAGGTGAAAATCGAACAATACGACCATCGTTGTAGCCAGTATAAATTCTGCCTTGCTCATCGACGGCGACATCTTCGCCGGCTTTACCTTGCCCTACGCCTAGATGCTCTACTTGTTCCAGTAGGTTGTTAGCTTGAAAGTTACCACGAAGCTCAGGCGCCGAGGGGGCATCCCAAGCAAGAGGAGAGATGCCTGTAGGCCAAAAAGCCAAATAGGCACCGACACCGATGAGAAGTGCTAAAGCAAATTTTACCCATTTCGCCATGCTCTATTTCTAACAGCAGCGCCGAGAGATACCTATTGTTTAGTGATGAGGTTGAGCGCCTTTTGCGCAAGTTCATCCAAGGTTAAGTTCCCTTCGGCACGAAACCAATTGGTGGTCCAGGCCAACGCTCCAATCAATAGTCGCCGGATGATCAATGGGTCATCTGCTAGCTTCCCTGCTTTGTGTAAGGGCACCAGCGTTTCTTGCCAAACGGCTTCGTATTGGTTGCGAAGGACCATGAGCTCGGACCGCACGTCGTCGGAAAGAGTTCGCCACTCGTGAACGAGCACTGTGAGTGCATCGCTTCTTTCACCTTGGATAGAGGCAAGCTCTTCGAGAATGAGGCAATATAGCTCTTGTGAATGTGATTCGGATTGAGACTTAGCGACGCGTAGCCGTGAGGTATTAATGATAATCGTCTCGCGCATCACCGCCTTAAGAATCTCTTCCTTAGACTTGTAGTGATGAAAGAGACTGCCGGATTGAATGCCCAGTGCAGCTGCCAAATCCCGCACTGTAGTTCGGTCATATCCCTTAATTCGGAAGAGGTGGGCCGCCTCTGTGAGCAGTTTTCCGCGCGCGCTTTTGGGGTCGGTCACTTGACCATCTGCGACCAATTTCTGAATGATGTTCACGTAACGCACTGCTTTCTTTAGGTATTTTTTGTTTATACCCGATCATTGAAGCATGAATAGACTTCACTATAGGCTAAAATTAGCGTATTCTAGATTGAAAACCAAGCGCTTGCTTGGTACAAAATGACGCATAACAGCGTTTAATTCGCAAAGCAGGATGTTGGTATGGGATATCACTCAGTTTTTCGTTCAGACCTTTTCAAAGACCAAACGATCATCGTGACCGGCGGAGGCAGTGGCATTGGCCGTTGTACCGCTCATGAACTGGCCTCTCTAGGCAGTCACGTCGTGATTCTTGGCCGCAAGCAAGACAAGCTAGACCGCGTCGCCGGGGAAATTCAAGATGATGGCGGATCGGTTGAGACGCACAGTTGCGATATTCGCGATGAGGTTAAAGTGGCTGAAACCGTCGGGAAGATTGTGAAGAATCGGGGCCAAATCCACGGCCTCGTCAATAATGCTGGAGGGCAGTACCCGTCTCCCATTGCGGCGATAAATCAAAAAGGTTTTGAAACAGTCGTTCGTACCAACCTCGTTGGTGGATTCTTGATGGCCCGTGAAGTGTTTACACAGTCGATGAGCACGAAGGGTGGCTCAATAGTCAATATTACAGCGGACCACATCCGGGGAATGCCTGGGATGGCTCACTCAGGAGCCGCCCGAGCGGGGATGGAGAATTTTACGCTGACCTCGGCTTTCGAATGGGCAACTTTTGGAGTTCGCGTCAATGCGGTGGCACCGGGTTGGATAGCCTCGAGTGGCATGGATACCTACGACGGTCCGATTAAAACTCTCATTCCTAAATTGAAAGATGCTGTCCCGCTTAAACGAATGGGGACCGAGTCGGAAGTAAGCGGTGCTATCTGCTTTCTGCTGTCTGAAGCAGCCTCGTTCATTACTGGTACAACGGTCCGAATCGATGGTGCAGCGCCGCTGGGTAACAGTGCGCTTTGGCCACTGCAATCGGAGGCGCAAAATGGGAACACATTCAACGGGTTTCACCGCGCAGTAACGCCAGACATTCTAAAAAACGGACAAGCGGAGAGTTAATATGCCTGCTATTGAGTCTGAACTTATTACTGCGGGCGAAGATTACCGCCTTCGTTGTGAAGCGATGCAGAAAGCGCTCGACGAGTTTCGTGCGGCCGAAGAACAGGTCGCTGCAACTGAGCGCGGCGCCAAAGAAAAATTTGTAAAACGTGGAAAGCTTTTGCCTCGGGAGCGAATCGATAAGCTCCTCGATCCAGGTGCACCCTTTCTAGAGCTGATGTCCCTTGCGGGCCGAAAAATGCATGACGACCGCGACGGTTCAACCGCAGGCGGCGGTGTTATATCTGGCATTGGTTATGTCGGCGGGATTCGTTGCCTGGTCACGGCAAGTAACAGCGCAATCAAGGGCGGTACCATTGCTCCCGCGGGTCTACACAAGTCTCTGCGTCTCTTAGAGATAGCACGGCAAAACAAGCTTCCGATTGTGGCCCTAGCGGAAAGTGGTGGTGCAAACTTAAATTATGCGACCGATGTATTCGTTGATGGAGCCCGTTCTTTTGCTAATCAAGCACGGCTCTCTGCTCACG belongs to Deltaproteobacteria bacterium and includes:
- a CDS encoding C26 family cysteine hydrolase domain-containing family (Members of this family of hydrolases with an active site Cys residue belong to MEROPS family C26.) translates to MKKVLVFQHVPYEILGTLDPLLRAAGYRIRYVNFGREPDAEPDIEKYQGLVVLGGPMNVDMVEKYPHLKTEVRLIKRAMEQGIPILGICLGAQLIAKTLGAKVSKNPEKEIGWYDISLTDAGKDDPLMRHLEGTRSIFEWHSDTFGLPEGAVHLASGTSCVNQAFRYGDNVYGFQFHMEVDQPLVERWLNTPVYQAEIAQTDGKIVPDRIREQTQEKIGDLNKLSTEVFGEFLNLMGRRKRFTRLGSM
- a CDS encoding 4,5-dioxygenase, encoding MTVQEDYHAHVYFDASSKDTIETVQEGLRAHFGTRIRVSSLREKPVGPHPLPMFEVIFPTQEHDAVRQWLVDNRLGHDILMHPVMENDLLAHQEFADWLGQTLPLDYSVLS
- a CDS encoding SDR family oxidoreductase codes for the protein MGYHSVFRSDLFKDQTIIVTGGGSGIGRCTAHELASLGSHVVILGRKQDKLDRVAGEIQDDGGSVETHSCDIRDEVKVAETVGKIVKNRGQIHGLVNNAGGQYPSPIAAINQKGFETVVRTNLVGGFLMAREVFTQSMSTKGGSIVNITADHIRGMPGMAHSGAARAGMENFTLTSAFEWATFGVRVNAVAPGWIASSGMDTYDGPIKTLIPKLKDAVPLKRMGTESEVSGAICFLLSEAASFITGTTVRIDGAAPLGNSALWPLQSEAQNGNTFNGFHRAVTPDILKNGQAES
- a CDS encoding FHA domain-containing protein produces the protein MRYQESQNNLLGASNSLAENRLAQKASLRIVVEESGSLPGIETGHVFELGNDTTIIGRDSRSDICLNDPGVSNRHLILNHTFGIPILENLSESITPIIEGSPLKPGDKRTLDRGSSTRLQLGDVLLNLQYKVLKPELGISAESGFTPISQPNIQPERPFLGIEWEHDRCHVRCKGRLVDLFPISARVLGLLCETPGAPVHKSEIRKLIGPAPQLEQQVTYIRRAFGNLVKAGMVTEDELRQFIGLSSAGPHLAALQTMPVATLLRYFIAAKRGFGYVIHIAPAHIATTGQPQYLMLQPAAPGFGMPAQPRAY
- a CDS encoding DUF3050 domain-containing protein; translation: MSTNPSQPIIEQLKLNGGAGSEAVLTRLRKLYTHPMGSQMNCIDDVRIFMEHHVWAVWDFMSLLGSCQAALTPSRFPWQPIEDPEGGRIITEIGLEELTDQHPDGHYVSHFELYLEAMEKAGANQKPILHFLEELKTGKPWPKALDNLQVKRRSIFSGTKQKLTAPLEAIEFTRSTLEICESPLNRRVAAFTLGRETVLPTLFQKALNLIATVPTATGMQERADLSMLKYYLDRHIELDGDTHGPMCARLFTRYCMKDAATKSDSFYTLCEVIDQRIALWDAVEKRMNESKEKHLAIVEELPERQATLTKLTSSQGE
- a CDS encoding TetR/AcrR family transcriptional regulator, translated to MQKLVADGQVTDPKSARGKLLTEAAHLFRIKGYDRTTVRDLAAALGIQSGSLFHHYKSKEEILKAVMRETIIINTSRLRVAKSQSESHSQELYCLILEELASIQGERSDALTVLVHEWRTLSDDVRSELMVLRNQYEAVWQETLVPLHKAGKLADDPLIIRRLLIGALAWTTNWFRAEGNLTLDELAQKALNLITKQ
- a CDS encoding TatD family hydrolase; the protein is MHMFVDSMAHLTDTRISDISMLLERAHAVGITHVIHAGIDPYDDPLLPAGLPASPKILKAFGIHPMAVGRRSLSQQLQQLEQRASEKGMVAIGEIGLDRREGMPNISLQLEAFKEQLQLAHQLQLPVIIHCVKATGLLLNALQETGCVKDIAGVWHGYSGSPDLVSQIENTGLHISIGGMVTNEKAKNCQRSAARISPERLLIESDTPDHAPLGWPSKLSEPAALETTVKKLSELRQESVEVIKNHTSHNAQLLFNLKEFT
- a CDS encoding SMP-30/gluconolactonase/LRE family protein; this translates as MAKWVKFALALLIGVGAYLAFWPTGISPLAWDAPSAPELRGNFQANNLLEQVEHLGVGQGKAGEDVAVDEQGRIYTGYNDGRIVRFSPDGQSSETLVNTQGRPLGLDFDNSGNLIIADADRGLLSLSPDGVLKTLTTGTASHQLVFTDDVDVAPDGKIYFSDASYKYDRHHLMKDVLEHRPNGLLLRYDPELKTTEILLRDLYFANGIAVSNDNTFVLIAETTAYRIHKYWLTDNHEPAHEVIIDNLPGMPDGISTGQAGRFWFPLVLLRNPILDKLSNSPRLREVVLRIPQFLQPKGQSYGFVVGIDGEGKVLHNLQGRPPKALAPISSVEEVGDQLYLGTLAADSIGRLPLP